A DNA window from Camelina sativa cultivar DH55 chromosome 13, Cs, whole genome shotgun sequence contains the following coding sequences:
- the LOC104738422 gene encoding uncharacterized protein LOC104738422, whose product MWTYIESDGLYQVGIRRGPLLADLWRRGAWKLPPARSEAQVNIHTELSMISLSDEEVDSYHWWIDDQRKDQHNTGSICSALREAFPNAPWHTIVWFSGGIPKHKFLTWLFVLDRCPTRDRLLNWGLQVDPSCMLCTSMPESRDHIFFECPFSWSIWSVVARRCAFVPSDSWSQSIESLTRYSGPRVAKKLLLIAWQSVLYTIWTERNHRLHRNFFKSADLLLRQINSTIRNRGLSFHDSNPDLSLSLLHLWFSAA is encoded by the coding sequence ATGTGGACTTACATTGAAAGTGATGGGCTCTATCAAGTTGGTATTCGTCGGGGCCCTCTACTAGCTGACCTTTGGAGACGAGGAGCTTGGAAACTTCCCCCTGCAAGATCAGAAGCTCAAGTCAATATTCACACTGAACTCTCTATGATTTCTTTATCAGACGAAGAAGTTGACTCTTACCATTGGTGGATCGATGATCAACGTAAGGACCAGCACAACACTGGCAGTATATGTTCTGCCCTTAGAGAAGCATTCCCCAATGCTCCCTGGCATACCATCGTGTGGTTCTCAGGAGGAATCCCAAAGCACAAATTTCTAACTTGGCTTTTTGTGTTGGATCGTTGCCCAACAAGGGATCGTCTTTTGAACTGGGGTCTACAAGTAGATCCCTCTTGTATGCTCTGCACCTCCATGCCTGAGTCGCGTGATCACATCTTCTTTGAGTGTCCTTTTAGCTGGTCGATCTGGTCGGTTGTTGCTAGGCGATGCGCTTTCGTTCCCTCAGATTCATGGTCTCAGTCCATTGAATCCCTTACACGATATAGTGGTCCTCGGGTGGCTAAGAAACTTCTACTTATTGCTTGGCAGTCAGTACTTTACACGATCTGGACTGAGAGAAACCACCGATTGCACCGGAACTTTTTCAAATCGGCTGATCTCCTTCTTCGTCAAATCAATTCCACCATTCGAAACAGAGGTTTAAGCTTCCATGATAGTAACCCTGACCTCTCCTTGTCTCTACTACATCTCTGGTTTTCTGCAGCATAA
- the LOC104738419 gene encoding uncharacterized protein LOC104738419, whose product MATTTTLIKHITFLLLLLLFVLIASPIVNAMLVKDVHAFCKETNDVNFCLKYIGADKRISAARDLNDVLLIVFSQCKIQVTEATKHISKVRQKFSGPIGKERIKFCERNYGLASGLFQEAYETGKQKALAYRAHLTAQSGSDYVRKCEEEWKKNGPIQKSPVTFYNTNVIKLFSIIRVIISKVKT is encoded by the exons ATGGCTACAACTACAACGCTAATCAAACACATAACttttctcttgttgttgttattatttgtGCTTATTGCATCCCCAATCGTAAATGCGATGCTTGTCAAAGACGTGCATGCATTTTGCAAGGAGACAAATGATGTGAACTTCTGCTTGAAATACATTGGAGCAGACAAACGTATATCAGCTGCACGCGATCTCAACGACGTGCTTTTGATTGTG TTTTCTCAGTGCAAAATTCAAGTGACTGAAGCAACCAAACATATCAGCAAAGTCCGCCAAAAGTTTAGTGGTCCGATTGGGAAAGAACGGATCAAGTTTTGTGAGAGGAACTACGGGTTGGCGTCAGGTTTGTTCCAAGAAGCATATGaaacaggaaaacaaaaagcaCTTGCATACAGAGCTCACTTAACTGCACAGAGCGGCTCAGACTATGTGCGCAAGTGCgaagaagaatggaaaaagAATGGTCCAATACAAAAATCTCCTGTGACTTTCTATAATACAAATgttataaaactattttctatTATTCGTGTTATTATCAGCAAGGTGAAGACTTAG
- the LOC109128395 gene encoding putative defensin-like protein 169, translating to MNKSFSFTVLILIVVPVLVIGLVDGISERHPTEGWCKMPLPDQKAGRCNQDRCLDRCRSHPNFKFKGGKAMGTCTSSNTCFCTYRYR from the exons ATGAACAAATCATTCTCATTTACCGTTTTAATTCTTATCGTCGTTCCTGTGCTAG TAATAGGATTGGTGGATGGTATatc agaaagacacCCAACAGAGGGGTGGTGTAAAATGCCTTTACCTGACCAAAAAGCCGGGCGATGTAACCAAGACCGTTGTTTGGACAGGTGTAGATCGCATCCTAATTTTAAGTTTAAAGGAGGGAAAGCAATGGGTACTTGCACAAGTAGTAATACTTGCTTTTGCACTTATCGTTAtcgatag